The Nitrospira sp. CR1.1 genome has a segment encoding these proteins:
- a CDS encoding response regulator, whose protein sequence is MHDKNRTVTILMADDDADDRMMTKDAFDTCRLLNDLRFVADGEELMDYLKRRGPYSDPAASPRPGLLLLDLNMPKKDGREALREIKADPLLKHLRVIILTTSKAEEDILRTYDLSATSYITKPVTFEQLVTVIKAIGQYWLEIVELPA, encoded by the coding sequence ATGCATGACAAGAATCGCACGGTGACGATTCTCATGGCCGACGATGACGCCGACGACCGGATGATGACGAAGGATGCCTTCGACACGTGCCGGCTGCTCAATGACCTGCGCTTCGTGGCCGACGGCGAAGAGCTGATGGACTACCTGAAGCGACGAGGCCCCTACAGCGACCCCGCCGCCTCGCCGCGCCCCGGCCTGCTGCTGCTCGATCTGAACATGCCGAAGAAAGACGGGCGCGAAGCGCTGCGGGAGATCAAAGCGGATCCACTCCTCAAGCACCTTCGCGTGATCATCCTCACGACCTCGAAGGCGGAAGAGGATATTCTGCGCACGTACGACCTGAGCGCGACCTCGTACATCACGAAACCCGTCACGTTCGAGCAGTTGGTCACGGTCATCAAAGCGATTGGTCAGTATTGGTTGGAAATCGTGGAGCTGCCCGCATGA